In the Desulfuromonas sp. DDH964 genome, CGGGCTGGCCATCGACCTCGCCCTCACCGGGGCTGAGCTCCGCCTTGATTCCCCGAACGGTCCCGGCAGCTCCGCTCTCTTCAGCACCCTTGATCTCACGACCCGCTGGACCCCGGAGAGGGCGGCGATGCGTTTTGAACCGCTGGCGATCGAACTCGACGGCCAGCGCCTGCAAGGCATGGCTACCGTCGAACCGGCGACCAACGGAACGGCCATCAACCTCTCTCTACAGGGGACCGAGCTCCCCCTTCCGGACCTGGGACGAATCCTTCCCGCCGGGGAAAATCCGCTGGTCAATTCCTTGCGCACCAGCATGACTGGCGGCCAGCTTCAGCAGCTCGCCCTCACCTTCCAGCAGCAACCGGACCCCAGCGGCGGTCCGCCGGTCACCCACTATTCGATAAAAGCAAAACTCAACGGTCTTGCCCTGAAGCTGCCCCGGATCGGCGAGATGGAAAACCTCGCCGGCGATTTGGAGCTGACCCCCCTGGCTCTGGCCGTCCGCGATGGTTCCGGCGACCTGGCCGGCAACGAGCTGCGCTTCTCCGGCCGGGTCACCTGGCAGGCCGCCGGGCCACCGCGGATCGAAGCAGTGGCGACCGGCGAGTTCGGCGCCGCCTGGCTCGGAACCCGGCTTGCCGGCATGACCCCAGCCGATCTCGAATTGACCGGGACCTTTCCCCTGCGGGTCACCCTCGGCGGCCAGCTCGACCAGCCCCACTTCGACGCCCATGCCGACCTGCGACAACTGAAGATTCACTTCCGCAACCTCTTCACCAAACCGGCCGGCATCGCCACGGAACTCTTCCTCTCCGGTGACTATGCCGAGCAGCAACTGGCACTCAACTACGGGCGCCTGCACTGTCCGCCGCTCGATGTCAGTGCCGACGGCAGCTTCGCGTTCGGCCAAAGCGACCGCTTCCGCCTCGACCTGCGGCTGGCGCCGGTCGCCCTCGCGGACCTCCCGGAACGGGCGCCACTCCTTAAACCGCTCCAGCTTCGCGGGCTGCTCTCCGGCGAATACTCCCTGCAGGGCGCGGGCGGCAAACTGCAACAGGCGCGCGGCAACCTCAATCTCAACGGCGCCGGGCTCTACCTCGGTGGCATTATCGCTGACCTAAACGATCTCAGCGGCTCCCTTCATTTCAACCAGGGGCAGGCCTCCTTTGCCGGGCTGACCGGGCGCATCGGCCGCTCCTCCTTTACCGCATCCGGCAGCTTCCCCGACCTCACGGCGCCCAGCGGCAGCGTCCACCTGCAGGCGCGCGCGATGCACGCCGATGACCTGATCTTCTACTCCGACCAGGCAATCCTGCGCGATATCGACGCCGAACTGGCCGTTGCCCCGGACCGGCTCGAATTCACGCGGGTGACGACCCATCTCGATGGCGGCACCAAAGCCGAGGTGCGCGGCGCGGTAAGTCACTTCCAGGGGCCGGCCGCAGTCACCCTCGATATCGAAGCCGATTACGGCAACATCGACGAGGTGATTGCACTCTGGAGCCGGTCGCCAGAGGCCCCTGCGCTGCACGTTCCGCCCCACCACGGTCCCCTCCCCGAACTGCTGATCCGTGCCTTCGCCCGGCGCGGCATCATCGGCGGCATGGACTTCGAGGAGGCGCGCGGTGAAATCTCCTTCGCCGATCGAACCCTGGTGATCCATCCCTTGCAGTGCCGGATCGGGCCCGGTTTCGTCACTGGCCAGGTCCTGGTCGAACCGGTCGAAAATTCGCCGCCACGGCTGCACATTTCCGGTCATGCCGAAGGGATCGCCGCGGAGGTGGTTCATCAGCAACTGCTGAAGCAGTC is a window encoding:
- a CDS encoding YhdP family protein translates to MRRHPFLTFLFALLLAFGAFLAWLLTSFDLDSYRAELQESLSSALKRPVQMGKIRLSLRHGPAIDVRNVEVGTPESAMRLQIGHLYLRLDLEELLHRRLQTRDLYLDQPVLTLTRQAPVDAGTPAPEPAPFDPQLLERLGFSNCTLRNGSLLLVDPRQPQAARVLAIKALNGHLSDLAPGRSGTLELAGRLVRGEETAPFEISGTLRPGDTFPFWLETHYSLQGSLHNLPAGWLMPASAPAPDWGISGQVGLTARLQGIPKTGLAIDLALTGAELRLDSPNGPGSSALFSTLDLTTRWTPERAAMRFEPLAIELDGQRLQGMATVEPATNGTAINLSLQGTELPLPDLGRILPAGENPLVNSLRTSMTGGQLQQLALTFQQQPDPSGGPPVTHYSIKAKLNGLALKLPRIGEMENLAGDLELTPLALAVRDGSGDLAGNELRFSGRVTWQAAGPPRIEAVATGEFGAAWLGTRLAGMTPADLELTGTFPLRVTLGGQLDQPHFDAHADLRQLKIHFRNLFTKPAGIATELFLSGDYAEQQLALNYGRLHCPPLDVSADGSFAFGQSDRFRLDLRLAPVALADLPERAPLLKPLQLRGLLSGEYSLQGAGGKLQQARGNLNLNGAGLYLGGIIADLNDLSGSLHFNQGQASFAGLTGRIGRSSFTASGSFPDLTAPSGSVHLQARAMHADDLIFYSDQAILRDIDAELAVAPDRLEFTRVTTHLDGGTKAEVRGAVSHFQGPAAVTLDIEADYGNIDEVIALWSRSPEAPALHVPPHHGPLPELLIRAFARRGIIGGMDFEEARGEISFADRTLVIHPLQCRIGPGFVTGQVLVEPVENSPPRLHISGHAEGIAAEVVHQQLLKQSSLVKGSLRGDFYLQGIAGSEFLPTSLGGFSIEIRNGVLREFKSLSKVFSLLNVSQILALKLPDMDREGMPFGRLSGTFKLDRGILSSEDLFVESNAMNLSLVGQLDLARQRLDAVMGVKPLRTVDKIITNIPIAGWVLAGDEKALITAHFSIKGATIDPEVRPIPISSVSGKVLGIFRRVFGLPGKMVDDVGGLLQGGK